Proteins from a genomic interval of Streptomyces sp. NBC_00820:
- a CDS encoding bifunctional uroporphyrinogen-III C-methyltransferase/uroporphyrinogen-III synthase → MSPANLSTGLEHGHVTFLGAGPGDPGLLTLRAVEALSNADVLVAEHEVLDVIRTHARQGVTVVPTDAVASSDPLPGTGTPQLTVVDGTSTSVALPAAARDAAHLVMEAARTGRRVVRAVSGDPGLDTNAAEEMLACAAAGVPFEVVPGVAAAVGVPAYAGVPLRDAHGMDVRFVDARTATSRCWTEVGASDGTVVVSTTLDSVAATASELVSAGRKPDTPMTVTVAGTTTRQRTWSATLGTIAQTLKQAKVLPSPDGGRPVIVVVGERSAAAQRDRLSWFESKPLFGWRVLVPRTKEQAASLSDQLRSYGAVPHEVPTIAVEPPRTPQQMERAVKGLVTGRYEWIAFTSVNAVKAVREKFEEYGLDARAFAGIKVAAVGEQTAKALIDFGVKPDLVPSGEQSAAGLLEDWPPYDPVFDPIDRVFLPRADIATETLVAGLIELGWEVDDVTAYRTVRASPPPADTREAIKGGGFDAVLFTSSSTVRNLVGIAGKPHNVTVIACIGPATAKTAEEHGLRVDVMAPEPSVLKLAEALADFGLKRRAAAQEAGDPVTRPSERRPGARRRRTTT, encoded by the coding sequence TTGAGCCCCGCCAACCTTTCCACCGGCCTGGAACACGGGCACGTCACCTTCCTGGGTGCCGGACCCGGGGATCCGGGGCTGCTGACCCTGCGCGCCGTGGAGGCGCTGTCGAACGCGGACGTCCTGGTCGCCGAGCACGAGGTGCTCGACGTGATCCGGACGCACGCCCGGCAGGGCGTCACCGTCGTACCGACGGACGCGGTCGCTTCCTCGGATCCGCTTCCGGGCACGGGCACGCCTCAGCTCACGGTTGTTGACGGCACGTCAACATCCGTTGCGCTCCCGGCTGCTGCTCGGGATGCCGCTCATCTTGTCATGGAGGCCGCGCGTACCGGCAGGCGGGTCGTGCGTGCCGTTTCCGGGGATCCCGGGCTCGACACGAACGCGGCCGAGGAGATGCTCGCCTGTGCCGCAGCCGGCGTGCCCTTCGAGGTCGTACCGGGTGTCGCGGCCGCGGTCGGCGTGCCCGCGTACGCCGGTGTGCCGCTGCGCGACGCGCACGGCATGGACGTCCGGTTCGTGGACGCCCGTACCGCCACCAGCCGCTGCTGGACGGAGGTGGGCGCCTCGGACGGCACGGTCGTCGTCTCCACGACGCTGGACTCGGTCGCGGCGACCGCGTCCGAGCTGGTGTCGGCCGGCCGCAAGCCGGACACCCCGATGACGGTCACCGTCGCCGGTACGACGACCCGCCAGCGCACCTGGTCGGCGACGCTCGGCACGATCGCGCAGACGCTGAAGCAGGCGAAGGTCCTGCCGTCCCCGGACGGCGGGCGGCCGGTCATAGTCGTGGTCGGTGAGCGTTCCGCCGCCGCCCAGCGCGACCGGCTGTCGTGGTTCGAGTCCAAGCCGCTGTTCGGCTGGCGGGTGCTCGTGCCGCGCACCAAGGAGCAGGCGGCGTCGCTCTCCGACCAGCTGCGGTCCTACGGCGCGGTGCCGCACGAGGTCCCGACGATCGCCGTCGAGCCGCCGCGCACGCCCCAGCAGATGGAGCGCGCGGTCAAGGGCCTGGTGACCGGCCGCTACGAGTGGATCGCGTTCACCTCGGTCAACGCGGTCAAGGCGGTCCGCGAGAAGTTCGAGGAGTACGGCCTCGACGCGCGTGCATTCGCGGGCATCAAGGTCGCCGCGGTGGGCGAGCAGACGGCCAAGGCGCTGATCGACTTCGGTGTGAAGCCGGACCTGGTGCCGAGCGGCGAGCAGTCGGCCGCCGGTCTCCTGGAGGACTGGCCGCCGTACGACCCGGTCTTCGACCCGATCGACCGTGTCTTCCTGCCCCGCGCCGACATCGCCACCGAGACCCTGGTGGCCGGTCTGATCGAGCTGGGCTGGGAGGTCGACGACGTCACGGCGTACCGCACCGTGCGCGCCTCGCCGCCGCCGGCGGACACGCGCGAGGCGATCAAGGGCGGCGGCTTCGACGCCGTGCTGTTCACGTCGTCCTCGACCGTGCGGAACCTCGTCGGCATCGCCGGCAAGCCGCACAACGTGACCGTGATCGCCTGCATCGGTCCCGCCACGGCCAAGACGGCCGAGGAGCACGGGCTGCGCGTCGACGTCATGGCCCCGGAACCGTCGGTGCTCAAGCTGGCGGAGGCGCTGGCCGACTTCGGTCTCAAGCGCCGTGCCGCCGCGCAGGAGGCGGGGGACCCCGTCACCCGGCCCAGCGAGCGCAGGCCGGGGGCGCGGAGGCGTCGTACGACCACGTGA
- the hemC gene encoding hydroxymethylbilane synthase, whose protein sequence is MTQKALRLGTRRSKLAMAQSGQVAEAVSRVTGRPVELVEITTYGDVSREALAQIGGTGVFVTALRDALLKGEVDFAVHSLKDLPTAQPEELVLAAVPVREDPRDVIVAHDALKFTDLPRGARIGTGSPRRMAQLNAYARSHGLDIETVPIRGNVDTRIGYVHDGELDAVVLAAAGLNRIGRIDEVTDFLSVDTVLPAPGQGALAIECAADNAALVAALGALDDPFTRVAVTAERSLLAALEAGCSAPVGALADLLADGQIVKEMRLRGVVGTTDGTRMVQLSTTGPVPQTHEQAMALGRELATEMLAQGAAGLMGEREH, encoded by the coding sequence ATGACACAGAAGGCACTGCGACTGGGGACGAGGCGAAGCAAACTCGCCATGGCCCAGTCCGGGCAGGTGGCTGAGGCCGTGAGCCGGGTGACCGGCCGGCCCGTCGAGCTGGTCGAGATCACCACGTACGGCGACGTCTCCCGGGAGGCGCTGGCGCAGATCGGCGGCACCGGCGTGTTCGTCACCGCACTGCGTGACGCGCTGCTGAAGGGCGAGGTGGACTTCGCGGTTCATTCGCTCAAGGACCTGCCGACCGCACAGCCCGAGGAACTGGTCCTGGCCGCCGTACCGGTGCGCGAGGACCCGCGGGACGTGATCGTCGCCCACGACGCCCTGAAGTTCACCGACCTGCCCCGCGGGGCGCGCATCGGTACGGGTTCGCCTCGCCGCATGGCGCAGCTGAACGCGTACGCGCGCTCCCACGGGCTGGACATCGAGACGGTCCCGATCCGCGGGAACGTCGACACCCGCATCGGGTACGTCCACGACGGTGAGCTGGACGCCGTCGTCCTGGCCGCCGCCGGACTGAACCGGATCGGCCGGATCGACGAGGTCACCGACTTCCTGTCGGTCGACACGGTTCTGCCCGCCCCCGGCCAGGGGGCCCTGGCGATCGAGTGCGCCGCGGATAACGCAGCGCTCGTCGCCGCGCTCGGCGCGCTCGACGACCCCTTCACGCGGGTCGCCGTCACCGCCGAGCGGTCCCTGCTCGCCGCCCTGGAAGCCGGCTGCAGCGCCCCTGTGGGCGCGCTGGCCGACTTGCTGGCCGACGGGCAGATTGTCAAGGAAATGCGCCTGCGCGGCGTCGTCGGTACGACCGACGGCACCCGCATGGTGCAGCTGTCCACCACCGGTCCCGTGCCCCAGACGCACGAGCAGGCGATGGCACTCGGTCGCGAACTCGCCACCGAGATGCTCGCCCAGGGCGCGGCCGGTCTGATGGGGGAGCGAGAACATTGA
- a CDS encoding DUF397 domain-containing protein: MTLKVSGAQAELEWIKSSHSTADGPDCIEVAATPARVHVRDSKNPHGPRLTLTPKVWTGFLPYASAH, encoded by the coding sequence ATGACGCTCAAGGTTTCCGGAGCCCAAGCCGAGCTGGAGTGGATAAAGAGCAGCCACAGCACGGCCGACGGCCCTGACTGCATAGAGGTCGCGGCCACCCCCGCGCGCGTCCACGTCCGTGACTCGAAGAACCCGCATGGCCCCCGCCTCACCCTCACCCCCAAGGTCTGGACCGGCTTCCTGCCGTACGCGTCTGCGCACTGA